One stretch of Longimicrobium sp. DNA includes these proteins:
- a CDS encoding DUF4142 domain-containing protein, whose protein sequence is MSRITRTLVLTFAAPAMLALAAACAKSDGSGDNAGADSASTAAAPAPADSAAAAGTPAGVQPGAVTDPQIAAIVLAANSADSASGEQAREKAQNPKVKEFGQRMVTDHGGVNKQAVALAGKLHVTPEENNTSRQLAQGGQQTRQQLNDLAPTAFDRAYIDHEVEYHETVLQAIDQTLIPNAQNAELKALLQQVRPAVAAHLQMAKDLQKELQGS, encoded by the coding sequence ATGAGCCGCATCACCCGCACCCTGGTCCTTACCTTCGCCGCGCCCGCGATGCTGGCGCTGGCCGCCGCCTGCGCCAAGAGCGACGGCTCGGGCGACAACGCCGGCGCCGACAGCGCCTCCACGGCGGCGGCCCCGGCCCCCGCCGACTCCGCGGCCGCGGCGGGGACGCCGGCCGGGGTGCAGCCGGGCGCCGTCACCGACCCGCAGATCGCCGCCATCGTGCTGGCCGCCAACAGCGCCGACAGCGCCTCGGGCGAGCAGGCGCGCGAGAAGGCGCAGAACCCCAAGGTGAAGGAGTTCGGGCAGCGCATGGTGACCGACCACGGCGGCGTGAACAAGCAGGCGGTGGCGCTGGCGGGCAAGCTGCACGTGACGCCCGAGGAGAACAACACCAGCCGGCAGCTGGCGCAGGGCGGCCAGCAGACGCGCCAGCAGCTGAACGACCTGGCGCCCACCGCGTTCGACCGCGCGTACATCGACCACGAGGTGGAGTACCACGAGACGGTGCTGCAGGCCATCGACCAGACCCTCATCCCCAACGCGCAGAACGCCGAGCTGAAGGCGCTGCTGCAGCAGGTCCGGCCCGCGGTCGCGGCGCACCTGCAGATGGCGAAGGATCTCCAGAAGGAGCTGCAGGGGAGCTGA
- a CDS encoding cupredoxin domain-containing protein — MRAPLRAAALAAAALALAACGGGRPHPPERHTVELRNFGFSPASLAVRPGDEVVFVNRDAVPHTATADDRAWDTGSIAAGDSAVVKVTGGGTYKCTFHPTMTGTLAASGTK; from the coding sequence ATGCGCGCCCCGCTCCGGGCGGCCGCCCTCGCCGCGGCCGCCCTGGCGCTCGCCGCCTGCGGGGGCGGCCGGCCGCACCCGCCCGAGCGCCACACCGTAGAGCTCCGCAACTTCGGCTTCTCCCCCGCGTCGCTGGCGGTGCGTCCGGGAGACGAGGTGGTGTTCGTGAACCGCGACGCCGTGCCGCACACCGCCACCGCGGACGACCGCGCGTGGGACACCGGCAGCATCGCCGCGGGAGACTCGGCGGTGGTGAAGGTGACCGGCGGCGGCACCTACAAGTGCACCTTCCACCCCACGATGACCGGCACCCTCGCCGCGTCCGGGACGAAGTAG
- a CDS encoding zinc-binding dehydrogenase — translation MRAAIFHTTGGPDVVRIEDVPAPSPGPGEVLVQVKASAMNHLDLWVRRGMPIETTMPHIGGSDVAGVIAEVGEGVDASRVGERVVVNPSLSDGTCEWCRRGEESMCVRFRILGEHTDGGFAEYVAAAADHVYPLPDGYAFEDAAALPISYMTAWRALHTRARLRAGEDVLVLGASGGTAIAAVQIAVMTGARVFAVTSGAENVERLRGLGAAFVYDRLGEDWSAAIHADTGRRGVDVVVENVGAATWKGSMRALAQGGRLVTYGGTTGPKVEIDLRAVFWKQLSVLGSTMASKAEFEAMLQAAFSGALRPVIDSVMPLDHAREAHERLEAGGQFGKIVLTP, via the coding sequence ATGCGCGCTGCCATCTTCCACACCACCGGTGGACCCGACGTCGTTCGCATCGAAGACGTGCCGGCCCCGAGCCCCGGCCCCGGCGAGGTGCTGGTGCAGGTGAAGGCTTCGGCGATGAACCACCTGGACCTGTGGGTGCGCCGCGGGATGCCGATCGAGACCACCATGCCGCACATCGGCGGCTCCGACGTTGCCGGGGTGATCGCGGAGGTGGGCGAGGGGGTGGACGCGTCGCGGGTCGGCGAGCGCGTGGTCGTCAACCCGTCGCTGTCGGACGGCACCTGCGAGTGGTGCCGCCGCGGCGAGGAATCGATGTGCGTGCGCTTCCGCATCCTGGGCGAGCACACGGACGGCGGCTTCGCCGAGTACGTGGCCGCGGCGGCGGATCACGTCTACCCCCTGCCGGACGGCTACGCGTTCGAGGACGCGGCGGCGCTCCCCATCTCCTACATGACCGCCTGGCGGGCGCTGCACACCCGCGCCCGCCTGCGGGCGGGCGAGGACGTGCTGGTGCTGGGTGCCTCGGGCGGCACCGCCATCGCCGCGGTGCAGATCGCGGTGATGACCGGCGCGCGCGTGTTCGCCGTCACCAGCGGCGCGGAGAACGTGGAGCGGCTGCGCGGGCTGGGCGCCGCGTTCGTCTACGACCGCCTGGGCGAGGACTGGTCCGCCGCCATCCACGCCGACACCGGCAGGCGCGGCGTGGACGTGGTGGTGGAGAACGTGGGCGCGGCCACGTGGAAGGGGAGCATGCGCGCGCTGGCGCAGGGCGGCCGCCTGGTCACCTACGGCGGCACCACGGGCCCGAAGGTGGAGATCGACCTGCGCGCGGTGTTCTGGAAGCAGCTCTCGGTGCTGGGCTCCACGATGGCGTCGAAGGCGGAGTTCGAGGCCATGCTGCAGGCCGCCTTCTCCGGCGCCCTCCGCCCCGTCATCGACTCGGTGATGCCGCTGGACCACGCCCGCGAGGCCCACGAGCGCCTTGAAGCCGGCGGCCAGTTCGGCAAGATCGTCCTCACCCCCTGA
- a CDS encoding cold shock domain-containing protein has protein sequence MATQTGIVEFFKDDKGYGFIRPDGGGKDVFVHHSVIQMEGFKSLKRGDRVQFEITEDPKGPRASNVRRVDDEGGEGGEGGAEEDEAAA, from the coding sequence ATGGCAACACAGACTGGGATCGTGGAGTTCTTCAAGGATGACAAGGGGTACGGCTTCATCCGGCCCGACGGCGGCGGAAAGGACGTGTTCGTGCACCACTCCGTCATCCAGATGGAGGGCTTCAAGTCCTTGAAGCGGGGTGACCGGGTGCAGTTCGAGATCACCGAGGACCCCAAGGGCCCCCGCGCCTCGAACGTGCGCCGCGTGGACGACGAGGGTGGCGAGGGCGGCGAGGGCGGCGCCGAGGAAGACGAAGCCGCGGCGTAG
- a CDS encoding metallophosphoesterase encodes MRIGKMIGGAAAMGAALGAYAFLVEPRWLQVTRTKIHARGLHPSLEGFRIALLTDMHAGAGTPLSVVRRACRLAMAERPDLIALTGDFAADDAPGFRRVLGALECLRAPHGVYAVPGNHDHIVGIETWHHDVAEHPVVQDLTNRAVMHDVAGARLCVAGVDDFSMGSPDLSVLPPPEERDFTLLLAHDPGQAERARREYDAVDLIVSGHTHGGQVRLPFVGALRNPAEREDLYDEGLRRRPWTQVYTSRGVGTVHLPVRFLCRPEVAVLSLTGEPRPARHS; translated from the coding sequence ATGAGAATCGGGAAGATGATCGGCGGCGCGGCGGCGATGGGCGCGGCGCTGGGGGCGTACGCGTTCCTGGTGGAGCCGCGCTGGCTGCAGGTGACCCGGACGAAGATCCACGCGCGCGGGCTGCATCCCTCGCTGGAGGGGTTCCGCATCGCGCTGCTGACGGACATGCACGCGGGCGCGGGAACGCCGCTCTCGGTGGTCCGCCGCGCCTGCCGCCTGGCGATGGCGGAGCGGCCGGACCTGATCGCGCTCACCGGCGACTTCGCCGCCGACGACGCGCCGGGGTTCCGCCGCGTGCTGGGCGCGTTGGAGTGCCTGCGCGCGCCGCACGGCGTGTACGCCGTTCCCGGCAACCACGACCACATCGTGGGGATCGAGACCTGGCACCACGACGTGGCGGAGCACCCGGTCGTGCAGGACCTGACGAACCGCGCGGTGATGCACGACGTGGCCGGAGCGCGGCTGTGCGTGGCCGGGGTGGACGACTTCTCCATGGGCAGCCCCGACCTGAGCGTGCTGCCGCCGCCGGAGGAGCGCGACTTCACCCTGCTGCTGGCGCACGACCCCGGCCAGGCCGAGCGCGCGCGGCGCGAGTACGACGCGGTGGACCTGATCGTGAGCGGCCACACGCACGGCGGCCAGGTGCGCCTTCCCTTCGTGGGCGCGCTCCGCAACCCCGCGGAGCGCGAGGATCTGTACGACGAGGGGCTGCGCCGCCGGCCGTGGACGCAGGTCTACACCTCGCGCGGGGTGGGCACGGTGCACCTGCCGGTCCGCTTCCTCTGCCGCCCCGAGGTGGCCGTCCTCTCGCTCACCGGCGAACCGCGCCCGGCGCGCCACTCCTGA